In Truepera sp., the sequence CACGACGTCGGCCTTGCTGAAGTGCTCGAACCTGATCCCTTCGATGTCCTGCAGAATCGCGCTAGCGGTAGCTAGACCGCTCTGTATGGTCGTCGGCAGGTCGGTCTGGGTGGTGTCGCCCGTCACGACGACCTTACTGTTGAAGCCCATGCGCGTAAGGAACATCTTCATCTGCTCCGGAGTCGTGTTCTGCGCCTCGTCCAAGATGATGAAGGCGTCGTTCAGGGTACGCCCACGCATGAACGCCAGTGGCGCCACCTCGATGGTGCCCTGCTCCAGCAGGCGCTCGACCTTGTCTGCCGGCAGCATGTCATGCAGCGCGTCGTACAGGGGGCGCAGGTAGGGGTCGATCTTGGCCTGCAGGTCGCCGGGGAGGAAGCCCAGGCGCTCGCCGGCCTCGACCGCGGGGCGGGTGAGGATGATCCGTTTCACCCGGTTGGCCATGAGCGCCTCTACCGACATGGCGACGGCCAAGTACGTCTTGCCCGTCCCGGCGGGTCCGAGCCCGAACACTATGGGGTTGTTGGCTATCGCGTTCACGTAACGCCGCTGGCCCGCGGTCTTCGGGCGGGTACGGCCAGGAAGCCGGGCCTCGGCCCCGTCGGGCAGCCGCCCGATCCCCGGGAGTCCGCCTCGTGCGGGAGGCGGCAAGACCCCTTCCGCGGCGTTCGAGTCGGCTTCGACTCCACCCTCGAAGCCGGGGTCGAGCTCGCCGAACGTTATCTCTGCCAGACTGACCTCACCCCCTTTGCGGATGGTCGTCAACAAGTTACGGAACGCGCGCTCGGCCTTCGCCACCTCCGTGGGTTCGCCGCTGAGCCTAAGCTCGTCGCCCCGCGCCACTACCTTGGCCCGGAGTCGGGTTCGCATTAGTTTCAGGTTCTCGTCGTTCTGACCGTACAAGGACAGGGCCTCGGCGGGGCTGCGCAGCTTGAGCGTCATCGAAGTCGCTATCGTGTCCTCCTGAGCCGCCTAACAGCGGCCGGTTCCGAGAGAATCTCATGCCAGATCATGCCGCGCACGAGTTCGCTCCGGCTCGTCCCGATGAACGGTTGCTCATGCGGAACGGCCGTCCCCAGTCTAGCCGCTGTGGCCAGGTCCCTTGGTCGCCTGGTCGAGGCGTCCAGGGCGGCGACCGCTTCCATGGCGCCGCTCGCGGTGCGACCCTTGGAGCGCAGTCGCGTGACGCGCGCGGGGTCGGCCTCGTCCGGGGGAACGAACCGGGCCCCCTCGCGGCCAAGACTGCTCGAAGTGGTCTGTCCTTGTACGAGCCCTCCGCCGAACGGGTCGCTCCTGACCAGCCCGCCGCCGCTGGACCCCGGTCGACCACTCGCCCCCGCCGTGCCCGCAGGCGCCGCCGTGCCCGCCTGCCCGCCGGCAGCGGCCTGCGGCATGTGGCCCGGCGTAGCTCGGCCGGCGAGGCTCGGCTCTCCGACCACGGGACCACGCCCGCTCGCCGCCGCCTCCGTCGCCTCAGCGCTCTGCACGCGGCGCTGGACTTCCTGCAGGATCTCGCGCCACGAGCCGGGCTGGCCGCCCGTGTCGGCGACTACTCGACCGCCACCCCCGCCGGCCGGCGCCGAGTGGCCCGGGCCACTCGCCTGCCGGGCCGGTCCCTGACCGGGCCCAGGGGCACGTGGCGGACGGCTCGTCGGCCCCTTCGACTTCTTCGTGAACAGTGGCACGATCACGAAGAAGACCAGGAACAACAGGCCGAGGATCTCTTCGAACCCGATCTTCACCCTTGGTCGCTGCCCTCCTCGGCGGCGCGGCCGATGTTGCCCCTCATCTTGGTGTCTGACTGGATGTTCTGGATCTGGTAGTAGTCCATGATGCCCAGGTTGCCGTCCCTGAAGGCCTGCGCCACCGCGAGCGGGACCTCGGCCTCGGACTCGACGACCTTGGCACGCATGGCCTCCACGTGGGCACGGTTCTCCTGCTCGGCGGCCACGGCCATGGCCCGCCGCTCCTCGGCCTTGGCCTGCGCCACGCGCTTGTCGGCCTCGGCCTGGTCGGTCTGCAACTGTGCCCCGATGTTGCGCCCCACGTTCACGTCGGCGATGTCGATCGAGAGGATCTCGAACGCCGTGCCCGAGTCGAGGCCCTTGGCCAGCACCGTCTTGGAGATGGTGTCGGGGTTCTCGAGCGTGTGCTTGTGGCTGTCGGTGGAGCCGATGGAGGAGACGATGCCCTCGCCCACGCGCGCGATGATGGTCTCTTCGCCCGCGCCGCCCACCAAGCGTTCCAAGTTGGCGCGCACCGTGATGCGGGCCGTGGCGATCAGCTCGATGCCGTCCTTCGACACGGCGCTCACGTTGGGCGTCTGGATGACGCGCGGGTTGACCGACACCTTCACGGCGTCGAGCACGTCTCGCCCGGCCAGGTCTATGGCGGCCGCCCGATCGAAGGGCAGCGCGATCTGCGCCTTGTCGGCCGCGATGAGCGCATCCACCACGCGGTTGACGTTGCCGCCCGCCAGGAAATGTGCCTCGAGCTGGTCTTGGGTTACCGCTATCCCTGCCTTGTCGGCCTTGATCAACGGCAAGATGATCTGGTTGGGCGGCACCCGCCTGAGCCTCATGGCCACGAGGGAGAAGAGCGATACCTTGACGCCCGCCGCCACCGCCGAGATCCACAGCCCAACCGGGATGAAGTTGAACAAGATGATGAAGAAGAGAAGTACGGCACCGGCGAGGATCAGTATCGGTATGTCCATCTAGGTCTCCTTGTCGCCCGAACGGGCGGAGGTGGGCTCGGCTAGCGAGCGCACGGTTATGCGATTACCTTCGACGCGCAGGACGTGCACGGGTGTTCCGGCGTTCACGAAGTCGCCCTCGCTGACCACGTCCACCCGGTCGTTACCGAAGCGCGCCACCCCCGCCGGCCTGAGGTCGGACAGCGCGACCCCGTCCTGGCCCACGAGGTCCTTGCGGCCGCCCTGGAACTGCAGGCCGCCCCCGTCGGGAGTGGCTATGCGGGTGGTGAGGCGGAAGGCCGACGCCAGGCGGCTGTTCGGCAACAACCAGAGCAACACCGCCAGCAGCACCCCGCTGAAGAGTACCGAGTAGCCGAGAACGGGCACCACGCCCTCCTCGAAGATGCGGATGAGGGCGACGACGATGGCGGCGATCCCGAGGACGCCCGCCACCCCGAAGCCCGGGATGACGAAGACCTCCACCGCCAGCAGCACCACCCCGACCACCAAGATGGCCACGTCGACCAGCCCGAGGGGGTTGGCGAAGTAAGTGGCGGCGGCGAACACCACCAGCGCGATGAGCCCGATGGCGCCGGGGACGCCGAAGCCCGGCGTGAACGCCTCGATGAGTAGGCCGCCGATCCCCAGGACGATGAGGGCGGCCGCGATGAGCGGTCTCGACAGGATGCCGGCCAAACGCTCGGCCAGCCCTGGTTCGAGGCGCACCGTCTTGGCGCCGGCGAAGCCGAAGGTGGCCAGCGCCGCGTCGACCGTCCTGGCCTCCGTGTCGGCTATGCCGAACTCGACGGCTTGCTTGGACGTGAGCGTCACGAGCTCGGAGCTCGTCGACAGCCCCGGGATCTCGACCTTGGCGTCCACCATCCCTTCGGCCACGACGGGGTTGCGCCCCCGCGCCTCGGCAACGCTACGGAACTCGCCTCGCAGCGCGGACGAGAACTTCTCGTCCACGGCCTGGATGCCGGTGGGGGTCGACAGGATCGGCAACGCAGCGCCGATGCTGGCACCCGGAAGCATGGCGAGGTGCTCGGCGCTCATGGCGATGAGGGCGCCCGCGCTGAAGGCGTTCTGAACCACGGCGATGGTGGGCACGTTGGTGTCGTGAAGGATGATGCCGACGATGTCTTGCATCGCGCTTACGGCGCCGCCCGGGGTATCGAGGTAGAAGACGAGCGCCAACGGCTGCTCGTCGTTGGCGAGCTTCACCCGGTTGCGGACGAACGCCGTGGTGGCCGACGTGATCTCGGTGTCGATCGGCACCACCCAGACCTCGTTCGTGGCCGCAAGCGCGGGCGTTACGAATGCAAGGCAGGCCAGCACCGCCGCAAGCACCCTGAGGGGCTTGGCGGGGCGGACGGTGTTCGGGTTCACGCAGCCAAGATACCACGGGGGGATTGCCCGTTAGAGACGGCAAGATGCAGCCGCAGGCCGGGCCCACCGCCGCCCGCCGAGTCGAGAAAGCGTCCGGCGCCCGGTGATCTACGGGCGC encodes:
- a CDS encoding PhoH family protein, with the protein product MTLKLRSPAEALSLYGQNDENLKLMRTRLRAKVVARGDELRLSGEPTEVAKAERAFRNLLTTIRKGGEVSLAEITFGELDPGFEGGVEADSNAAEGVLPPPARGGLPGIGRLPDGAEARLPGRTRPKTAGQRRYVNAIANNPIVFGLGPAGTGKTYLAVAMSVEALMANRVKRIILTRPAVEAGERLGFLPGDLQAKIDPYLRPLYDALHDMLPADKVERLLEQGTIEVAPLAFMRGRTLNDAFIILDEAQNTTPEQMKMFLTRMGFNSKVVVTGDTTQTDLPTTIQSGLATASAILQDIEGIRFEHFSKADVVRHPLVAQIVLAYERHA
- the floA gene encoding flotillin-like protein FloA (flotillin-like protein involved in membrane lipid rafts); its protein translation is MDIPILILAGAVLLFFIILFNFIPVGLWISAVAAGVKVSLFSLVAMRLRRVPPNQIILPLIKADKAGIAVTQDQLEAHFLAGGNVNRVVDALIAADKAQIALPFDRAAAIDLAGRDVLDAVKVSVNPRVIQTPNVSAVSKDGIELIATARITVRANLERLVGGAGEETIIARVGEGIVSSIGSTDSHKHTLENPDTISKTVLAKGLDSGTAFEILSIDIADVNVGRNIGAQLQTDQAEADKRVAQAKAEERRAMAVAAEQENRAHVEAMRAKVVESEAEVPLAVAQAFRDGNLGIMDYYQIQNIQSDTKMRGNIGRAAEEGSDQG
- a CDS encoding NfeD family protein is translated as MNPNTVRPAKPLRVLAAVLACLAFVTPALAATNEVWVVPIDTEITSATTAFVRNRVKLANDEQPLALVFYLDTPGGAVSAMQDIVGIILHDTNVPTIAVVQNAFSAGALIAMSAEHLAMLPGASIGAALPILSTPTGIQAVDEKFSSALRGEFRSVAEARGRNPVVAEGMVDAKVEIPGLSTSSELVTLTSKQAVEFGIADTEARTVDAALATFGFAGAKTVRLEPGLAERLAGILSRPLIAAALIVLGIGGLLIEAFTPGFGVPGAIGLIALVVFAAATYFANPLGLVDVAILVVGVVLLAVEVFVIPGFGVAGVLGIAAIVVALIRIFEEGVVPVLGYSVLFSGVLLAVLLWLLPNSRLASAFRLTTRIATPDGGGLQFQGGRKDLVGQDGVALSDLRPAGVARFGNDRVDVVSEGDFVNAGTPVHVLRVEGNRITVRSLAEPTSARSGDKET